The Capsicum annuum cultivar UCD-10X-F1 unplaced genomic scaffold, UCD10Xv1.1 ctg1714, whole genome shotgun sequence genome includes a window with the following:
- the LOC124890396 gene encoding BEL1-like homeodomain protein 2, with amino-acid sequence MSQDYHDQSLASFSSGFERLQDEEQQQQQHIAHQIHREKLRVEGFESPLSLVGVEEEGESSGIQVYETDGMLSEMFNFQTTATAGSATELLQNQLSHNYRHPNQVPHRHQEQPPNTNLGNEWFANQQVVVVGGSLQVPFGDAKDHVDAKVLSNHDSVTAHYQRQHNQVPRTYNAESMQLFLMNPHPRSASQSPSQPTSSNLQGFPSPATGGRFGQFICGGASTSNSVGGVNVIEGQGLSLSLSSTLQHLEANKVEELRMSGGGEMLFYNQESQNHRQFHHIGYGSSLGLVNVLRNSKYAKAAQELLEECCSVGRGQLFKKTNKVSKNKNTKSASNPSGSKNNPSSSKDNPPNLSASDRLDHQRRKFKLLSMLDEVDKRYNHYCEQMQMVVNSFDLVMGFGAAVPYTALAQKAMSRHFKCLKGGIAAQLKQSCELLGEKDASTSGLTKGETPRLKVLEQSLRQQRAFQQMGMMEQEAWRPQRGLPERSVNILRAWLFEHFLHPYPSDADKHLLARQTGLSRNQVANWFINARVRLWKPMVEDMYQREAIEDDDDMQNQNSTNNAQTPTSNIITNSNTQTFASDEKSPSNAPENDPSIVALNSHISSSMPTQTTNFPTIQDSDDTLPRGGAVSGGGEYGTTNVANNSEIGSTMIRFGTAVAGDVSLTLGLRHAGNLPEDTHFFG; translated from the exons ATGTCCCAAGATTATCATGACCAAAGTCTTGCTAGTTTCTCGAGTGGATTCGAGAGACTTCAAGACGAAGAACAACAGCAGCAACAACACATCGCTCACCAGATCCATCGAGAAAAATTAAGAGTAGAAGGGTTTGAGTCGCCACTGTCCTTGGTAGGTgttgaagaagaaggagaatCAAGTGGAATCCAAGTTTATGAGACAGACGGAATGTTGTCTGAAATGTTTAATTTTCAGACAACAGCCACGGCCGGTTCTGCAACTGAGTTGTTGCAGAATCAATTGTCTCATAACTATAGGCACCCGAATCAAGTGCCACATCGTCATCAAGAACAACCTCCGAACACTAACTTGGGAAATGAGTGGTTTGCTAACCAACAAGTGGTCGTAGTTGGTGGAAGTTTGCAGGTACCATTTGGGGATGCAAAAGATCATGTGGACGCGAAGGTATTGAGTAACCATGATAGTGTAACTGCTCATTACCAGCGTCAACATAATCAAGTACCAAGAACATATAACGCGGAATCCATGCAACTTTTTCTTATGAATCCACATCCAAGGTCAGCATCACAATCTCCTTCACAACCTACTAGTTCAAATCTTCAAGGGTTTCCTAGTCCAGCGACCGGAGGGCGTTTCGGTCAATTCATATGTGGAGGAGCAAGTACTTCTAATTCAGTTGGAGGAGTAAATGTAATTGAAGGGCAAGGTCTTTCATTATCTTTGTCATCCACTTTGCAGCATTTGGAAGCAAACAAGGTTGAAGAATTAAGGATGAGTGGTGGAGGAGAAATGTTGTTTTACAATCAAGAAAGTCAAAATCATCGTCAATTTCATCATATTGGTTATGGGTCATCACTAGGACTAGTCAATGTGTTGAGGAATTCAAAGTATGCCAAAGCAGCACAAGAGTTGTTGGAAGAGTGTTGTAGTGTTGGGAGAGGTCAATTATTCAAGAAGACAAACAAAGTTTCcaagaataaaaacacaaaatcagcCTCTAACCCTAGTGGAAGCAAAAATAATCCATCTTCTTCTAAGGATAACCCTCCTAATTTGTCAGCTTCAGATAGACTTGATCATCAGAGAAGGAAGTTTAAACTTTTATCCATGCTTGATGAG GTAGACAAAAGATACAACCACTATTGCGAACAAATGCAGATGGTAGTAAACTCATTCGACCTCGTCATGGGTTTTGGAGCTGCAGTTCCTTACACAGCACTCGCACAGAAAGCCATGTCACGGCATTTCAAGTGTCTAAAAGGTGGCATCGCCGCGCAATTGAAGCAGAGCTGTGAACTGCTGGGCGAAAAAGATGCAAGCACTTCGGGACTGACCAAAGGAGAGACACCAAGACTGAAAGTGTTGGAACAAAGCTTGAGGCAACAAAGGGCATTTCAACAAATGGGAATGATGGAACAAGAAGCTTGGAGACCACAAAGAGGATTGCCTGAACGTTCTGTCAACATTTTAAGAGCTTGGCTTTTCGAGCATTTTCTCCATCC GTATCCAAGTGATGCAGATAAGCATCTGTTAGCACGACAGACTGGTCTCTCCAGAAATCAG GTAGCAAATTGGTTCATCAATGCGAGGGTGCGGTTGTGGAAACCCATGGTAGAAGATATGTATCAACGAGAGGCTATAGAAGATGATGATGACATGCAAAACCAAAACAGTACTAATAATGCACAAACACCAACCTCTAATATTATTACCAATTCAAATACACAAACATTTGCTTCAGACGAAAAATCCCCAAGCAATGCCCCGGAAAACGACCCTTCAATTGTTGCACTGAACAGCCATATTTCTTCCTCTATGCCAACTCAAACAACCAATTTCCCAACTATTCAAGATTCCGACGACACGTTGCCCCGCGGGGGAGCGGTGTCCGGTGGTGGTGAATATGGGACCACAAATGTGGCTAATAATTCTGAAATTGGATCTACCATGATAAGATTTGGGACCGCTGTGGCTGGTGACGTTTCACTTACCTTAGGACTGCGCCATGCAGGAAATCTACCCGAGGATACTCATTTTTTTGGTTAA